The Brassica oleracea var. oleracea cultivar TO1000 unplaced genomic scaffold, BOL UnpScaffold00534, whole genome shotgun sequence genome has a window encoding:
- the LOC106319648 gene encoding uncharacterized protein LOC106319648 — protein MSLRIQDFKSVDEYNSEMFKIVSTLKLCGKEITDEDMLEKALSTFHTNNMVLGHQYREKGFKSYEDLIPCLLRAEQNNELLMRNSEMRPPGSTPLPEAHAAEEAMNESNHVHHDKPHGHCRGGWRGRGRGQYNLHGLGNSYGRGRGYQFHSGRGRGRICGVSKSQRSTRSVCHRCGISNHWAKNCRTPKHLVDVYQENFEREES, from the coding sequence ATGAGTCTCAGgatccaggacttcaagtccgtggatgaATATAACTCAGAAATGTTCAAAATTGTTTCTACATTAAAGCTGTGTGGTAAGGAGATCACGGATGAGGATATGTTGGAAAAGGCATtgtccaccttccacacaaatAATATGGTGTTAGGACACCAGTACCGGGAAAAAGGCTTCAAGAGTTATGAAGATCTGATTCCATGTTTGTTGCGTGCTGAGCAAAACAATGagttactgatgagaaacagtgagatgagacctccagGATCCACACCATTACCTGAAGCACATGCAGCCGAAGAAGCTATGAATGAATCTAACCATGTCCATCATGATAAACCACACGGCCATTGCCGTGGTGGATGGAGAGGACGTGGCCGCGGCCAATACAACTTACATGGCCTCGGGAATAGCTATGGAAGAGGCCGTGGATATCAATTTCATTCAGGCCGTGGTCGAGGCAGAATCTGTGGTGTTTCTAAATCACAACGCTCGACCAGATCAGTGTGTCATAGGTGTGGAATAagtaatcattgggctaagaattgtaggactcccaagcatctagttgatgTGTACCAAGAGAattttgaaagggaagaatcctga
- the LOC106319653 gene encoding serine/threonine-protein kinase WAG1, which yields MEDEGYYLETDFDVSFTSTATDRTFTSSSARSSLARSSLTLSFNDRLSTATTPSTTTSAAATTLHHRRQDPHWTAIRAATTLSSDGRLHLRHLKLVRLLGTGNLGRVFLCHLRDCPTPTAFALKVIDRDALTAKKLSHVQTEAEILSMLDHPFLPTLYARIDASHYTCLLIDYCPNGDLHSLLRKQPGNRLPVSSVRFFASEVLVALEYLHALGIVYRDLKPENILIREDGHIMLSDFDLCFKADVVPTFRSRRFRRVSTPPSSPRRLRRSRRCGCFSTEVEYEREEIVAEFAAEPVTAFSKSCVGTHEYLAPEHVAGNGHGSGVDWWAFGIFLYEMLHGTTPFKGVTKEQILRKIASSDDVAFPLELEEEGIREAKDLIQKLLVKDPTKRLGCARGAQDIKRHPFFEGIKWPLIRNYKPPEIRGLVKKSTKAHACHVTGVSSPRRRKWLWWALSNLLRSKSLKGSNSKIQSNNNYYHYAGKSYNASRKRV from the coding sequence ATGGAAGACGAAGGTTATTACCTCGAAACCGATTTCGATGTCAGCTTCACCTCCACCGCCACAGACCGGACCTTCACCTCCTCAAGCGCTCGCTCCAGTCTCGCTCGTTCAAGCCTCACCTTAAGCTTCAACGACAGACTCTCCACCGCCACAACACCTTCCACCACCACTTCCGCCGCCGCGACAACGCTCCACCACCGTCGCCAAGATCCTCACTGGACAGCAATCAGAGCCGCGACAACACTCTCCTCCGATGGACGACTCCATCTCCGTCACCTAAAACTCGTCCGCCTCCTCGGAACCGGAAACCTCGGCCGTGTATTCCTCTGCCACCTCCGTGACTGCCCAACCCCCACCGCATTCGCGCTTAAAGTCATCGACCGTGATGCTCTCACGGCGAAGAAGCTTTCGCACGTGCAAACGGAGGCGGAGATCCTCTCCATGCTAGACCACCCGTTCTTGCCTACACTCTACGCACGTATCGACGCTTCTCACTACACTTGTCTCCTCATTGATTACTGTCCCAACGGAGACTTACATTCCTTGCTACGTAAGCAACCTGGTAACCGGTTACCGGTTTCATCGGTTAGATTCTTCGCCTCCGAAGTCCTCGTCGCCTTAGAGTATCTCCATGCTCTCGGTATCGTGTACCGAGATCTCAAACCGGAGAACATCTTGATCCGTGAAGATGGACACATCATGCTCTCAGATTTCGATCTCTGCTTCAAAGCCGACGTCGTTCCAACTTTCCGATCTCGACGGTTCCGGAGAGTTTCGACTCCGCCGTCATCTCCGAGGAGGTTGAGGAGGAGTCGGCGTTGCGGTTGCTTCTCCACGGAGGTAGAGTACGAGAGAGAGGAGATAGTGGCCGAGTTCGCGGCGGAGCCAGTGACGGCGTTTTCTAAGTCGTGCGTTGGAACTCACGAGTATCTAGCGCCGGAGCACGTCGCCGGAAACGGACACGGAAGCGGCGTAGACTGGTGGGCGTTTGGGATATTTCTGTACGAGATGTTACACGGAACGACGCCGTTTAAAGGCGTGACCAAAGAACAAATTCTACGAAAGATAGCATCGAGTGATGACGTGGCGTTTCCGTTGGAGTTGGAGGAAGAGGGAATAAGAGAAGCGAAGGATTTGATTCAGAAGCTGTTGGTGAAGGATCCAACGAAGAGACTAGGTTGCGCCAGGGGTGCGCAGGATATCAAAAGGCATCCGTTTTTCGAAGGGATCAAGTGGCCGTTGATTAGAAACTATAAGCCGCCGGAGATTCGAGGTCTGGTGAAGAAGTCGACCAAGGCACATGCTTGTCACGTGACTGGTGTGTCATCGCCACGTAGGAGGAAGTGGTTGTGGTGGGCCTTATCGAATTTACTGCGAAGTAAAAGCTTGAAAGGGAGTAACAGTAAGATCCAGAGCAACAATAATTACTATCATTATGCGGGTAAAAGCTATAACGCGAGTCGCAAACGCGTTTAG